From Ruminococcus sp. HUN007, a single genomic window includes:
- a CDS encoding methyltransferase has protein sequence MNDNYSFEKLSDTVWVCASEDHRFGTDAFLLTDFTAYKRNDLVCELGTGCGIISLIMSRENAPSKIYAVDIQENAIEQLKLGIEKSGLTNIEPVCADLKVLWDDAPLGRCSLVVCNPPYKAANAGIESALTSQRIARHEILCNIYDVCKAASKLLKFGGRLCMCNRPERLGDVISAMKEADIEPKLLRFVSNTPEQAPWLFLIEGKKGGKPYMKVAPQLYMQGEDGYSDEVKKIYRLTGEER, from the coding sequence TTGAACGACAACTATTCATTTGAAAAATTATCTGATACTGTATGGGTCTGTGCAAGTGAAGATCACCGTTTCGGTACAGATGCATTTCTTCTTACGGACTTTACTGCCTACAAGCGTAATGATCTCGTCTGTGAGCTTGGTACGGGCTGTGGCATAATCTCACTTATCATGTCGCGCGAAAACGCTCCGTCAAAGATCTATGCAGTTGATATACAGGAAAACGCCATCGAACAGCTGAAACTCGGGATCGAGAAAAGCGGACTTACCAACATTGAACCTGTCTGCGCAGACCTTAAGGTCCTCTGGGATGATGCTCCGCTCGGCAGATGCTCGCTCGTTGTATGCAATCCGCCGTACAAGGCAGCCAACGCCGGAATAGAAAGTGCGCTTACATCGCAGAGAATCGCAAGACACGAGATCCTGTGCAATATTTATGATGTCTGTAAAGCCGCATCAAAGCTTCTGAAATTCGGCGGCAGACTGTGCATGTGCAACCGCCCTGAAAGACTCGGAGACGTTATATCAGCCATGAAGGAAGCAGATATTGAGCCTAAGCTCCTGCGCTTCGTCAGCAATACGCCTGAACAGGCACCGTGGCTTTTCCTTATCGAGGGAAAGAAAGGCGGAAAGCCGTACATGAAGGTAGCTCCGCAGCTGTATATGCAGGGTGAGGACGGCTATTCAGACGAAGTTAAGAAAATATACAGACTGACAGGTGAGGAGAGATAA
- a CDS encoding HAD-IIB family hydrolase, which produces MSEILYISDLDGTLLDTNAEVMPETVRLINEAAAGGAKFSFATARTAVTAVPITSGLNISVPVVLMNGVCVYDIRKKEYVKIESIPDEAFAEMTGVLRNFHLSGFLFSITDGELETCYENTDSENARRFYQERTERYGKLFIKINDFSERAGKNNVYFSVTDTREKLEPVYELLKKINGLHINFYCDVYNKKFWYMEVSSAKASKYNAVMFLRRKYGFDKVVGFGDNLNDLPLFRACDETYAVENARDEVKSAATGIIPSNTENGVALKIIDLVKRPH; this is translated from the coding sequence ATGTCAGAAATATTGTATATATCCGACCTTGACGGAACTCTGCTCGATACAAATGCAGAGGTGATGCCGGAAACAGTCCGGCTTATAAATGAAGCCGCTGCAGGCGGTGCAAAGTTCAGCTTTGCCACAGCCCGTACAGCTGTAACCGCAGTGCCGATAACCTCCGGGCTGAATATCAGTGTGCCGGTGGTCCTTATGAACGGGGTCTGCGTTTATGATATACGTAAGAAAGAATACGTTAAAATTGAAAGCATACCGGATGAAGCATTTGCCGAAATGACCGGTGTACTCAGAAACTTTCACCTTTCCGGATTCCTTTTTTCCATTACGGACGGTGAACTGGAGACCTGTTACGAAAACACTGATTCGGAAAACGCACGCAGGTTTTATCAGGAAAGAACTGAAAGGTACGGTAAGCTTTTTATAAAGATCAATGATTTTTCGGAACGTGCCGGTAAAAACAACGTTTATTTTTCAGTTACGGACACCAGAGAAAAACTGGAGCCGGTTTATGAACTGTTAAAGAAAATAAACGGTCTTCATATCAATTTCTACTGTGACGTTTACAATAAGAAATTCTGGTATATGGAAGTCAGTTCCGCAAAAGCTTCGAAGTACAATGCGGTAATGTTCCTGCGCCGGAAATACGGGTTTGACAAAGTTGTAGGGTTCGGCGATAATCTTAACGATCTGCCTTTGTTCCGTGCCTGCGACGAAACCTATGCTGTGGAAAATGCACGCGATGAGGTAAAGTCAGCTGCTACGGGTATCATTCCTTCAAACACCGAAAACGGCGTTGCATTAAAAATCATAGATTTAGTAAAAAGGCCGCATTGA